In Eubacteriales bacterium mix99, the DNA window GGTAGGAATAAGATTGAAATCAGCTTCCGCAAATGCGCAGTCCAAACGACTGGTTGGCAGAAAAGCCGCGGATTTTGTAAAGGACGGCATGCAGATCGGCATTGGCACAGGATCCACCGTTGCCTTTTTTATTGAAGAGCTGGGGCACAGGGTTCGTCAGGGATGGCAGATACGGGGCGCCGCGACTTCCTATTATACCAGGCTGTTGTGCCACCGCAGCGGGGTCCCCATGATGGACAGCATGACGCTGGATCATTTGGATCTTGCCGTGGATGGAGCTGATGAGATCGATCCTTTCCTGAATGCCATAAAGGGCGGAGGAGCCGCGCATACCTGTGAGAAGGTCATTGCCTCCATGGCAGATGAATTTATCCTCATTGCGGACGAAAGCAAATTGGTCTCCGGATTGTGCACGCATCACCCGCTGCCGGTGGAGGTGATTCCGGCTGCGCTGTCCCTTGC includes these proteins:
- the rpiA gene encoding ribose-5-phosphate isomerase RpiA → MKSASANAQSKRLVGRKAADFVKDGMQIGIGTGSTVAFFIEELGHRVRQGWQIRGAATSYYTRLLCHRSGVPMMDSMTLDHLDLAVDGADEIDPFLNAIKGGGAAHTCEKVIASMADEFILIADESKLVSGLCTHHPLPVEVIPAALSLAEKRVRSLGGTPCIRRAVCKDGPVITENGNFILDITFQTAPEDLELLNIQLKKIPGLLETGLFLGMAKKALIGSADSVRVLLPEA